The Terriglobales bacterium genome segment TGCAACCTCAGTCACTTCCCTGCCTGCTTGGAACCCGTTCAGCGGCCAAAGTGTCTAAGCCTCCAGGGAGGAGACATCATGGCAATGGCCATCGGAGGGAAGGCCGGTCCGTCGGCCTCGATGAACGTCACGCCGCTGATCGATGTGCTGCTGGTGCTGATCATCATCTTCATGGTGCTGCCCACACCCAAGCAGACAGGAGAGGAAGCACTGATCCCGCATCCCTCGGAGGCGCCGCAACCCGTGACGCCGGAGCGGACGGTGGTCGTGCAACTGCTCGAGGGCCCGGGCAGCCGGCCGGAACTGAAAATCAATGGTGAGGACGTCTCCTGGGCAGGCCTGCGCGGACGCCTGCACGACGTTCTGAAGATCCGCGCCGAACGGGTGCTCTTCGTGAAAGCAGACTCAAGTCGATTATGAGTACGTCGCCCAGGTCATTGGAATCGCGCGCTCTGCCGGCGCCGACAAGGTGGGCCTTATCACGGCCAAGCTCGAATCGAAGTAGGGCGGGAAGCTCCGACCGCATCGACTCCTAACCGGCGCCTTTCCTGGGCACCAGAGCCGCCAGCGCAACCGCGACGATCAACAAGGCAGGCACGTCTCCATACAGATGTCCGCGCTCCCCGGGATAATGGAAGGACTGCCCCGCCATGATGCCGGCATGCACCAAGCTCGACCATACCGTGAACCAGATCAGGCTGAGGTGCTTCAAGGGATCGCGCGACGCGAGCAGCAGGAAGACTCCCAGCGTCGCATAGATTCCCAGGATCATCTGCTCATACTCGGGCTGGTTGGGATTCCAGCGCCATCCTGCGGGCCACATCTGCATGAGCGGATAGATGCCGAACACGAAGATCAGGCCGGACAGCACCAGGGCAACACGGAGATATTTCGATCTTGCCAAATCGCTCACAGTTCCTCCTTTGCGTGGTATGGGTATAGCGGCGAAGAGTGGGACGGCCAATCCCCGGCTCACTTCCCGCCGCGCATCTCCTGGAAACTTCCCACGCACGCCTGCGACGCCTGTTTCACCTCGGCGAAGCGTGGATTCTCGCGAAGCTTGTTCAGCAACGGATCGGCGTCCAGCGCCTCGCGCGCGCAATAGTTCTGCGCTACCGCGCCCTGGAGCAGCCGTACGGCCAAGTCCTGCTGCCCGCAGTAGGCGAGGATGGAGCCTTGGTAATACTTCCATTCGGGATCGGCTTCGGCCAGCAGCGCCGGCTCGGCCGTCTTGACCGCGGCCTCCAGCGCGACTGTCGGCTGCGGCCCCAGGCACGCTCCCAGGATTTCCGGGTACCAGGGCGAGCCCGCTTTCATCTCAGAAAGCCCGCGTCTGGCTTCCTCGACTTTCCCCTGCCGCAGCAGGATGGACGGGGTCACGCTGCGCGACCACTCCGAGCCCGCGTCCAGCTGTGCGAATTCCAGGGCGCGCTCCGCGTCCCCGGACTCGAAGAAGGCAAAGGCACAGGAGCGCAGGGTGGAGCTGCCGGGATCCAGGCGCAGCGCCTCGTTGCACTCGCGCGTCGCCTCCCGCGCCAGCCCCGCGTAGCGCAGCACGTAGGCCAGTGTGAAGTGGGCCTGCGGACTCTCCGGCCGGCGCCGCACCAGTTCCTGCGCGTCCTGGTAGGCTTGCTTCAGGTCTCCCTTTTCCACGTGATTGCGGGTCAGCCGCGCCCCCGCGGTCATCAGGCTGGGATCGAGTTTCAGCGCTCGCTCCAGCGCCGCCTCCGATTTCCCCATCGCCTGCGCTCCCCCGCCGCCGTAGGAGCCTTCATAGTAGTAGCGCATTCCCAGCGCCTCCCACGCCGGGGCGTAGCCCGGATCCAGTAGCGTCACGCGCTCCAGCACGGCGATGGCGTCGCGGTTGGGCGCGGGATCGCGGGGCATGGCCGCCGCCCGCAGGAACAGTTCGTAAGCCTCCGGGTTCCGGGGACGCGTCTCGCCTTCGATGGCGCCCGCAACGCCGCCCAGCGCCGGCAGTAGCTCCTTCCGAACCTGGGTCGCCAGCGCTTCTTCCATCCGCACCGGATCGCGGATAGGCACGGTCAAACTGCCTTGCCACAGCAGCCGGTTGCTCTGGACCTCCACCGCCTCCCAGGTGATGTGCAACTGCTCGCCCTCGCGCATGAAATGTCCGGTCAGCAGCGTGGCCACGCGCAGCTCCCGGCCCGCCTTCTGCAGGTCGGGCGCCGCTCCGGAGTACTTCTGCGTCGCGGTCGTCGGTCGCACCTCGAGCGAGCGCGTGTAGCTGAGCATGCGCGCGATCTCATCCGCCAGCGCGAAGCGCAGGAAGTCGGTCTCCACATCCGCCGAGATGTTCTGGAAGGGCAGCACCG includes the following:
- a CDS encoding biopolymer transporter ExbD gives rise to the protein MAMAIGGKAGPSASMNVTPLIDVLLVLIIIFMVLPTPKQTGEEALIPHPSEAPQPVTPERTVVVQLLEGPGSRPELKINGEDVSWAGLRGRLHDVLKIRAERVLFVKADSSRL
- a CDS encoding DUF6632 domain-containing protein, translated to MSDLARSKYLRVALVLSGLIFVFGIYPLMQMWPAGWRWNPNQPEYEQMILGIYATLGVFLLLASRDPLKHLSLIWFTVWSSLVHAGIMAGQSFHYPGERGHLYGDVPALLIVAVALAALVPRKGAG
- a CDS encoding protein kinase, with product MTGQTISHYRVLEKLGGGGMGVVYEAEDIRLGRRVALKFLPEDLAADATALERFRREARAASQLNHPNICTIHAIEEHNGRPFLVMEKLEGETLKHRLNGQPLPAEDVLDIGAQVADGLEAAHAKGIVHRDIKTANIWLTPRGQAKILDFGLAKLAPQIPAMKEGDETPSGSEEEPLTAMGTIPGTAVYMSPEQARGEELDPRSDLFSLGSVLYEMATGRRPFRGNNVVTTLYAILHDKPLSPLSLNPSLPPGLEPILGKALEKRLDRRYQSASDLRADLAILKRESDTRTKNRILLGGGPVPVAGSTRTFQLPLWRRLYVQLLAVVVLALLMTAGVALWQKRQRAAAPAPSNTIAVLPFQNISADVETDFLRFALADEIARMLSYTRSLEVRPTTATQKYSGAAPDLQKAGRELRVATLLTGHFMREGEQLHITWEAVEVQSNRLLWQGSLTVPIRDPVRMEEALATQVRKELLPALGGVAGAIEGETRPRNPEAYELFLRAAAMPRDPAPNRDAIAVLERVTLLDPGYAPAWEALGMRYYYEGSYGGGGAQAMGKSEAALERALKLDPSLMTAGARLTRNHVEKGDLKQAYQDAQELVRRRPESPQAHFTLAYVLRYAGLAREATRECNEALRLDPGSSTLRSCAFAFFESGDAERALEFAQLDAGSEWSRSVTPSILLRQGKVEEARRGLSEMKAGSPWYPEILGACLGPQPTVALEAAVKTAEPALLAEADPEWKYYQGSILAYCGQQDLAVRLLQGAVAQNYCAREALDADPLLNKLRENPRFAEVKQASQACVGSFQEMRGGK